The Nocardia arthritidis genome has a window encoding:
- a CDS encoding ferritin-like domain-containing protein, translating into MTMDFDDMLRKIKDRQWALADIDWDAPGAETITPELHAKLKPFMADLMWIENVGARGFAAMAKKAPNETLREIYQYFHAEEQKHANAELALMRRWGMLNGDEIPQPNVNVKLVIDFLDKYSDEMSLSFLGTVIPMLEVALDGALIKFIVDEIEDPVCQEAFKRINNDESRHLAVDFAVMDLLGHAHARKLLIDLVGGWAKPSFIIGVLSYVPLLNKMRDNIVAMGVDEEKLYAALKRYANVGERSEFAKRLPMYQIVKMHGGWVINRDHPYHLLADTLVKITARMPQRLLRRDPTWSKELTYEPAA; encoded by the coding sequence ATCACCATGGACTTCGACGATATGCTCCGCAAGATCAAGGATCGGCAGTGGGCGCTGGCCGATATCGACTGGGACGCACCGGGTGCGGAGACGATAACGCCCGAACTGCACGCCAAGCTCAAGCCCTTCATGGCCGACCTGATGTGGATCGAGAACGTCGGCGCGCGCGGTTTCGCCGCCATGGCGAAGAAGGCGCCCAACGAAACCCTGCGCGAGATCTACCAGTACTTCCATGCCGAGGAGCAGAAGCACGCCAATGCCGAGCTGGCGCTGATGCGCCGGTGGGGCATGCTGAACGGCGACGAGATCCCGCAGCCGAATGTCAACGTGAAGCTGGTGATCGACTTCCTGGACAAGTACTCCGACGAGATGTCGCTGTCCTTCCTCGGCACCGTCATCCCGATGCTCGAGGTCGCGCTGGACGGCGCGCTGATCAAGTTCATCGTCGACGAGATCGAGGATCCGGTATGCCAGGAGGCGTTCAAACGGATCAACAATGACGAATCCCGGCATCTGGCAGTGGATTTCGCGGTGATGGACCTGCTCGGCCACGCGCACGCGCGCAAACTGCTCATCGATCTGGTGGGCGGCTGGGCCAAGCCGTCGTTCATCATCGGCGTGCTGAGCTATGTGCCGCTGCTGAACAAGATGCGCGACAATATCGTCGCGATGGGCGTCGACGAGGAGAAGCTCTACGCCGCGCTCAAGCGCTACGCGAATGTCGGTGAGCGCAGCGAATTCGCCAAGCGGCTGCCGATGTACCAGATCGTGAAGATGCACGGCGGCTGGGTGATCAACCGCGATCACCCCTATCACCTGCTGGCCGACACGCTGGTGAAGATCACCGCCCGGATGCCGCAGCGGCTGCTGCGCAGGGACCCGACCTGGTCCAAAGAACTCACCTACGAGCCCGCGGCCTGA
- a CDS encoding SDR family NAD(P)-dependent oxidoreductase, giving the protein MFGLEKLLPLGIRPRRSYGARAVVTGAGSGIGRAFALEIAARGGQVICADIDEARADHTVALIERDHPGKAHAFRCDVSHRADVENLARFAESIFAAPATLVINNAGVGIGGKPVGDIGFEDWEWTLGINMWGVVYGCEIFAPRLRAARAGGIINVASAAGFAALPTMAAYNLSKAAVLSLSETMSAELRGSGVAVTVLCPTFVKTNVAKDGRITRQGLQIADTFMRWTGFSPEYVARTTLDAHDRGQLYVLPQLDAHLVWMLKRYFPAQYTFALGLLERLLPHEDSTTIDRTSVSDKTGV; this is encoded by the coding sequence ATGTTCGGACTGGAAAAGCTGCTGCCCCTTGGCATTCGACCGCGCCGGTCCTACGGCGCGCGAGCCGTGGTCACCGGCGCGGGCAGCGGTATCGGCCGCGCGTTCGCGCTGGAGATCGCCGCCCGCGGCGGCCAGGTGATCTGCGCCGATATCGACGAGGCGCGCGCCGATCACACCGTCGCGCTGATCGAACGCGACCATCCCGGCAAAGCGCACGCCTTCCGCTGCGATGTGTCCCACCGCGCCGACGTGGAAAACCTGGCCCGCTTCGCCGAATCGATATTCGCGGCCCCCGCCACCCTGGTGATCAATAACGCGGGTGTCGGAATCGGTGGAAAACCGGTGGGCGACATCGGATTCGAAGACTGGGAATGGACGCTCGGCATCAATATGTGGGGCGTGGTGTACGGCTGCGAGATCTTCGCGCCGCGGCTGCGCGCCGCACGCGCGGGCGGCATCATCAATGTCGCCTCGGCCGCCGGATTCGCCGCCCTGCCGACGATGGCCGCGTACAACCTGTCCAAGGCCGCGGTGCTGTCGCTGTCGGAAACGATGTCCGCCGAGCTGCGCGGCAGCGGTGTCGCGGTGACGGTGCTCTGCCCCACCTTCGTGAAAACCAATGTCGCCAAGGACGGCCGGATCACCCGGCAGGGCCTGCAAATCGCCGATACCTTCATGCGCTGGACCGGTTTCAGTCCCGAATACGTCGCGCGCACCACCCTCGACGCACACGACCGCGGCCAGCTGTATGTGCTGCCGCAGCTGGACGCCCACCTCGTCTGGATGCTGAAGCGCTACTTCCCCGCGCAGTACACCTTTGCCCTCGGACTCCTGGAACGGCTACTGCCGCACGAGGATTCGACAACCATCGACCGCACGTCGGTCTCAGACAAGACGGGAGTCTGA
- a CDS encoding alpha/beta hydrolase, whose product MTRSTRTSVPGVPTVPSARSRLAATATEIGLRPLNNAIPLNAPGVWFSRTLIATIMALGGPPIRGTRVSRVRAGAVRGEWVRAPGVEFGRQAVYYIHGSGYVLCSPRTHRGLASQLSRRTGLPVFLTDYRLAPEHRFPAAADDVEAGYRWLLDRYAAKDLVIGCDSAGGHLALDLLIENGRGTTPQPAGVAMFSPLLDLTLGLAAEQERLRRDPVISARAAGRLPRKYTRGLPDDAPRLRLSIPPGTGLPPILVQAGGAEMLSADARALHAMVRAAGGHCDLEIWPGQVHVFQALPLVTPEAAKALDRAADFLRTALRATLVPEKVS is encoded by the coding sequence ATGACAAGGTCAACGAGGACCTCGGTCCCCGGCGTTCCCACCGTGCCGTCCGCCCGGTCCCGTCTCGCCGCGACGGCCACCGAGATCGGGTTGCGGCCGCTCAACAACGCGATTCCGCTGAACGCGCCGGGCGTCTGGTTCTCCCGCACATTGATCGCCACGATCATGGCCCTCGGCGGTCCACCCATCCGCGGTACCAGGGTCAGCCGGGTCCGCGCGGGCGCGGTGCGCGGCGAATGGGTCCGCGCGCCCGGGGTGGAGTTCGGCCGCCAGGCCGTGTATTACATCCACGGCAGCGGATATGTGCTGTGCTCCCCGCGCACGCACCGCGGACTGGCCTCACAACTGTCCCGCCGGACCGGCCTGCCCGTATTTCTCACCGACTACCGGCTCGCCCCGGAACACCGGTTCCCGGCGGCCGCCGACGACGTCGAGGCGGGCTACCGCTGGCTGCTCGACCGCTACGCCGCGAAAGACCTTGTGATCGGCTGTGATTCGGCGGGCGGTCATCTCGCCCTCGATCTGCTGATCGAAAACGGCCGCGGCACAACGCCGCAACCCGCCGGCGTCGCCATGTTCTCGCCGCTGCTCGATCTCACCCTCGGCCTGGCCGCCGAACAGGAACGGCTGCGCCGCGATCCGGTGATCTCGGCCCGCGCCGCCGGACGGCTGCCCCGCAAGTACACCCGCGGCCTGCCGGATGACGCACCGCGCCTTCGGCTTTCGATTCCGCCGGGCACCGGCCTGCCACCGATCCTGGTGCAGGCGGGCGGTGCGGAGATGCTCAGCGCGGACGCCCGCGCGCTGCATGCCATGGTGCGCGCCGCGGGCGGCCACTGCGACCTGGAGATCTGGCCGGGCCAGGTGCACGTATTCCAGGCGCTGCCGCTGGTGACGCCCGAGGCGGCCAAAGCATTGGACCGGGCCGCCGATTTTCTGCGCACCGCGCTGCGCGCCACCCTGGTCCCGGAGAAGGTGAGCTGA
- a CDS encoding D-isomer specific 2-hydroxyacid dehydrogenase family protein: protein MRRSEQTVPVAIGPAVPPPPLLEKAVLEGGARLAELDAARALVWSGGPGEFPNELPGSIEWVQLPAAGIEDWFTAGIFARHPGVRFTSAAGAFAASVAEHALMLLLAGVRYLPEQLRAASWRQRDFFPHVGSLRGKTVTIVGAGGIGRALIPMLVPLGAHVIAVNRTGNPVTGPGIPDSVETVPADQLGKLWSRTDHVVVAAPATAATRHLIGADELARLQPTSWVINVARGSLIDTDALVAALAAGQIGGAGLDVTDPEPLPDGHPLWVLPNAIVTPHDSNPPQLRLAAFADHVSANVARFVDGRELLALVDVERGY, encoded by the coding sequence ATGCGGCGATCCGAGCAGACCGTCCCGGTGGCGATCGGTCCGGCCGTGCCCCCGCCTCCGCTGCTGGAGAAGGCCGTACTCGAGGGCGGCGCCCGGCTGGCCGAACTCGATGCGGCGCGGGCGCTCGTCTGGTCGGGCGGCCCCGGCGAATTCCCGAATGAACTGCCCGGCAGCATCGAATGGGTGCAGTTGCCCGCCGCCGGTATCGAGGACTGGTTCACCGCGGGCATCTTCGCACGCCACCCCGGCGTTCGATTCACTTCCGCCGCAGGAGCTTTCGCGGCCAGCGTGGCCGAGCACGCGCTTATGCTGCTGCTCGCCGGGGTGCGCTATCTGCCCGAGCAGCTGCGCGCCGCCAGCTGGCGGCAACGGGATTTCTTCCCGCACGTCGGGTCGCTGCGCGGCAAGACGGTCACCATCGTCGGCGCGGGCGGGATCGGCCGGGCGCTGATCCCCATGCTGGTTCCGCTCGGCGCGCACGTCATCGCGGTCAACCGGACCGGCAATCCGGTCACTGGTCCCGGCATTCCGGACAGTGTGGAAACGGTACCCGCCGATCAACTCGGCAAGCTGTGGTCGCGCACGGATCATGTGGTCGTCGCCGCGCCCGCGACCGCCGCCACCCGCCACCTCATCGGCGCCGACGAACTCGCCCGCCTCCAGCCGACGTCGTGGGTGATCAACGTGGCGCGCGGCAGCCTGATCGACACCGACGCACTGGTCGCCGCACTGGCCGCGGGCCAGATCGGCGGCGCCGGGCTCGACGTCACCGATCCGGAACCGCTGCCCGACGGGCATCCGCTCTGGGTGCTGCCGAATGCGATTGTGACACCGCATGATTCGAATCCCCCGCAGCTGCGGCTCGCGGCGTTCGCCGATCATGTCTCGGCGAACGTCGCACGATTCGTCGATGGACGAGAGCTGCTGGCCCTGGTCGACGTCGAGCGCGGGTACTGA
- the ligD gene encoding non-homologous end-joining DNA ligase: MASKSAAPAIELEVGDHTVRVSNPDRVYFPETGATKLDLVQYYLSVGDGIVNALRERPCMLHRFPKGLAGDKVHQKRLPAGAPDWINTVRVYFPRYGRHADELCVRELADVIWAVQMSTVEFHPWNSRAADTESPDEWRIDLDPMPDCPWSRVQQVAGVVHEVLDELGAVGFPKTSGGKGIHVYVRIAPEHGFHEVRRAALAFAREIERRAPDAVTTTWWRRDRDPKMLFVDYNQNARDHTIAAAYSVRGVPAATVSAPVRWDEIPDIDPRDFTISTMPKRYAALGDLHADIDNAVSRLDPLLDWADRDKIDELPEDEQ, encoded by the coding sequence GTGGCCAGCAAGTCCGCGGCGCCCGCCATCGAACTCGAGGTCGGCGACCACACCGTGCGCGTGTCCAATCCGGACCGGGTCTACTTCCCGGAAACCGGTGCGACCAAGCTCGACCTGGTGCAGTACTACCTGAGCGTCGGCGACGGCATCGTCAACGCGCTGCGCGAGCGGCCGTGCATGCTGCACCGGTTCCCGAAGGGGTTGGCCGGTGACAAGGTGCACCAGAAACGACTACCCGCGGGCGCGCCCGACTGGATCAATACGGTGCGCGTCTACTTCCCGCGCTACGGCAGACACGCCGACGAGCTGTGCGTGCGCGAACTGGCCGATGTGATCTGGGCGGTGCAGATGTCGACGGTCGAATTCCATCCGTGGAACTCGCGCGCCGCCGATACCGAGAGCCCGGACGAATGGCGCATCGACCTCGACCCGATGCCCGACTGCCCGTGGTCGCGGGTACAGCAGGTGGCGGGCGTCGTGCACGAGGTACTCGACGAACTCGGCGCCGTCGGATTCCCGAAAACGTCCGGCGGCAAGGGAATTCACGTCTACGTGCGGATCGCGCCGGAGCACGGGTTCCACGAGGTGCGCCGCGCCGCACTGGCCTTCGCCCGTGAGATCGAGCGCCGCGCGCCCGACGCTGTCACCACCACCTGGTGGCGGCGCGATCGCGATCCGAAAATGCTGTTCGTCGACTACAACCAGAACGCCCGCGACCACACCATCGCCGCCGCCTATTCGGTGCGCGGCGTCCCGGCGGCGACCGTCTCCGCGCCGGTCCGCTGGGACGAGATCCCGGATATCGACCCGCGCGATTTCACCATCTCGACCATGCCCAAACGCTATGCGGCACTTGGTGATCTGCACGCCGACATCGATAACGCCGTATCCCGGCTCGATCCGCTGCTCGACTGGGCGGACCGCGACAAGATCGACGAACTGCCCGAGGACGAGCAGTAG
- a CDS encoding MarR family winged helix-turn-helix transcriptional regulator, giving the protein MGNAPKLDGRVAESAVRAANDVRTVFSRLRRRFRELAVDDDLTPSQTAVLSRLEKDGPASTSDLAAAERVRPQSMAMTVSALVGYGYVERRPDPADGRRQLLSLTETGRVKALGDRAARQEWLSHTLHERFTEAQRRTIIEAMALLDEVAQS; this is encoded by the coding sequence ATGGGTAACGCACCGAAACTCGATGGCCGGGTTGCCGAATCCGCCGTCCGGGCCGCCAACGATGTGCGCACTGTCTTCAGCAGATTGCGCCGCAGGTTCCGTGAGCTGGCGGTCGACGACGATCTGACCCCGTCACAGACCGCGGTGCTCAGCCGTCTCGAGAAGGACGGCCCCGCCTCGACGAGCGACCTGGCCGCCGCGGAGCGGGTGCGGCCGCAATCGATGGCGATGACGGTCTCCGCGCTGGTGGGTTACGGATACGTGGAGCGGCGGCCCGATCCGGCGGATGGCCGCAGGCAGCTGCTCTCGCTGACCGAGACCGGGCGGGTCAAAGCGCTCGGTGACCGGGCCGCGCGTCAGGAGTGGTTGTCGCACACCCTGCACGAGCGGTTCACCGAGGCGCAGCGCCGCACCATCATCGAGGCGATGGCATTGCTCGACGAGGTCGCGCAGTCGTGA
- a CDS encoding MFS transporter — protein MTEVSERPDSTTRFDRKLIAPMILGSILNPINSSMLAVALIPIGQAFGAPPAQTAWLVTALYLATAVGQPVMGRLVDGYGPRPLYLIGTGLVGIAGLLGAFAPNLGVLILARVLLGFGTSAAYPASMFLLRSESERTGLANPAGILAALSIANQVMAVVGPTLGGVLTALGGWHLIFTINAPLSLACLVFGWLWLPRYAQLPAVVRQGRDTGVDVLGMALLAGTLVAALLFLMKPLAAHWYLPVLAVLLGIAFAIRELRTAAPFIDLRVLGGNAALLATYGRQVLAFITAYAFLYGFTQWLEEGRSLSASAAGLVLLPMSVCAIAITAITGRRSQVRGKLVAGALLQIAASVCLLFIGAGSAVWLLVGVGALAGLPQGLNGLANQNALYHQADPARMGSSAGLLRTCMYLGALLASAATAAVFPHVADSAGMHHLAVLLIVVSALLLLLTVADRSLGRVGLNHTVSEQN, from the coding sequence GTGACGGAGGTTTCCGAAAGACCCGACAGCACAACGCGATTCGATCGGAAGCTGATCGCGCCGATGATCCTGGGTTCGATACTGAACCCGATCAACTCCTCGATGCTGGCGGTCGCGCTCATCCCGATCGGTCAGGCCTTCGGCGCGCCGCCCGCGCAGACGGCGTGGCTGGTCACCGCGCTGTATCTGGCCACGGCGGTGGGGCAGCCGGTGATGGGTCGGTTGGTGGACGGCTACGGGCCGCGCCCGCTCTACCTGATCGGCACCGGACTCGTCGGAATCGCCGGGCTGCTGGGCGCTTTCGCGCCGAACCTGGGCGTGCTGATCCTGGCCAGGGTGCTGCTCGGCTTCGGTACCTCGGCGGCCTATCCGGCGTCGATGTTCCTGCTGCGCAGCGAATCCGAGCGCACCGGGCTGGCGAATCCGGCGGGCATACTCGCCGCGCTGTCGATCGCGAACCAGGTGATGGCCGTCGTCGGCCCGACGCTCGGCGGGGTGCTGACCGCGCTCGGCGGCTGGCATCTGATTTTCACCATCAACGCGCCACTGTCGTTGGCCTGCTTGGTATTCGGCTGGCTGTGGCTGCCGAGATACGCGCAGCTTCCCGCCGTGGTGCGGCAGGGCCGCGACACCGGTGTCGATGTGCTCGGTATGGCGCTGCTCGCCGGTACGCTCGTCGCCGCGCTGCTGTTCTTGATGAAACCCCTTGCGGCGCACTGGTATCTGCCGGTGCTGGCGGTACTGCTCGGCATCGCGTTCGCGATCCGTGAGCTGCGCACCGCTGCGCCGTTCATCGACCTGCGGGTGCTCGGCGGCAATGCCGCGCTGTTGGCGACCTACGGGCGGCAGGTGCTCGCCTTCATCACCGCATACGCCTTCCTCTACGGCTTCACGCAGTGGTTGGAGGAGGGACGCTCGCTCAGCGCGTCGGCCGCCGGGCTGGTGCTGCTGCCGATGTCGGTGTGCGCCATCGCGATCACCGCGATCACCGGGCGGCGCAGTCAGGTGCGCGGCAAACTCGTCGCGGGCGCGCTGCTGCAGATCGCCGCGAGCGTCTGCCTGTTGTTCATCGGCGCGGGCAGCGCGGTGTGGCTGTTGGTCGGCGTCGGAGCCCTGGCCGGATTACCGCAGGGGCTCAACGGATTGGCGAATCAGAACGCGCTGTACCACCAGGCCGATCCGGCTCGGATGGGTTCATCGGCGGGTCTGCTGCGCACCTGCATGTACCTGGGCGCGCTGCTGGCCTCCGCCGCGACCGCCGCGGTGTTCCCGCACGTCGCCGACAGCGCCGGGATGCATCACCTCGCGGTGCTGTTGATCGTCGTCTCCGCGCTGCTGCTGCTATTGACCGTGGCCGACCGCTCACTCGGCCGGGTCGGACTGAATCACACTGTGTCGGAACAAAATTGA
- a CDS encoding hydrolase, whose translation MTVTTLDERTALVVIDLQHGIVAAPRAPHSAETVVANSAALAHAFRAHGLPVVLVRVSFAPDGADQAKGRNEFPFPQGTPPEGWDRIVDELVGHPEDINVTKRNWGAFYGTDLDLQLRRRGITQIVLAGIATSIGVESTARAAHEHGYHVTLAVDAMSDSDAAAHEHSVGKIFPRLGETGTTAEIVELLDKTR comes from the coding sequence ATGACCGTGACCACCCTCGACGAGCGGACCGCGCTGGTCGTCATCGACCTGCAGCACGGCATCGTCGCCGCGCCGAGGGCGCCGCACAGCGCCGAAACCGTCGTCGCGAACTCGGCCGCGCTCGCGCACGCCTTCCGCGCGCACGGCCTGCCGGTGGTGCTGGTGCGGGTCAGCTTCGCACCCGACGGCGCCGATCAGGCCAAGGGCCGCAACGAATTTCCGTTCCCACAGGGGACGCCACCGGAGGGCTGGGACCGGATCGTCGACGAACTCGTCGGTCATCCGGAGGACATCAACGTCACCAAGCGGAACTGGGGCGCCTTCTACGGCACCGACCTCGACCTGCAACTGCGCCGCCGCGGCATCACCCAGATCGTGCTGGCAGGCATCGCGACCAGCATCGGCGTCGAATCCACCGCGCGCGCCGCGCACGAACACGGCTACCACGTCACGCTCGCCGTCGACGCGATGAGCGATTCCGACGCCGCCGCACACGAACACAGCGTCGGCAAGATCTTCCCGCGCCTCGGCGAAACCGGCACCACCGCCGAAATCGTCGAACTGCTCGACAAGACCCGCTGA
- a CDS encoding RecQ family ATP-dependent DNA helicase has product MTTATGTIADLATPELRARAEQLLRELAGPSARLREDQWTAIEALVVRRQRALVVQRTGWGKSAVYFIAAKLLRAAGRGPTVIVSPLLALMRNQVAAAGRAGVVAATINSGNVTEWDEIHAGVAAGAVDVLLVSPERLNNPDFRDQVLPKLAADAGLVVIDEAHCVSDWGHDFRPDYRRIRTLIADLGSDVPVLATTATANDRVVRDVATQIGTDTLVLRGTLDRESLHLSVVRFDDAVERTAWLSGHLRRLPGSGIVYTLTVAAAHDLADVLNSHGHTVAAYTGQTDPAEREALEAALLNNEVKALIATSALGMGFDKPDLGFVVHVGAPSSPIAYYQQVGRAGRGTERAEVVLLPGPEDQRIWSYFASVAFPREHVVRAVLDALDRERPMSTQALEPLVELNRSRLEMVLKVLDVDGAVRRVRGGWLATGEPWTYDAERYERLNAAREVEQQAMIDYQSTADCRMEFLRRQLDDPGLPAAQSDSPGCGRCDNCTGARPDTAVAADAVAATRARLDRPGIDLALRKQWPTGLAKLGIPLSGKITDIAEPGRVLGRLTDLGWGQRLRGILDGPDAPVPDSVFDACIAVLRDWNWAARPTAVIANDSADHPILTTSLAARLAQVGRLRDLGVLRTRPDRTPASAANSAYRVAGLFDSWEVPDLTTVDGPILLVDSRTDTGWTLTLAAHTLRRAGATAVLPFALASVT; this is encoded by the coding sequence GTGACCACGGCGACCGGAACCATCGCAGACCTGGCGACTCCCGAACTGCGCGCACGCGCCGAGCAGCTGCTGCGGGAGTTGGCCGGGCCGTCGGCGCGCCTGCGCGAGGACCAGTGGACCGCCATCGAGGCGCTGGTCGTGCGGCGGCAGCGGGCGCTGGTGGTGCAGCGCACCGGCTGGGGTAAGTCGGCGGTGTACTTCATCGCCGCCAAACTGCTGCGGGCGGCGGGGCGCGGGCCGACGGTGATCGTCTCGCCGCTGCTCGCGCTGATGCGCAATCAGGTCGCGGCCGCGGGGCGGGCGGGGGTCGTCGCGGCGACCATCAATTCGGGCAATGTCACCGAATGGGATGAAATACACGCCGGTGTCGCGGCGGGCGCGGTCGACGTGCTGCTGGTGAGTCCGGAACGGCTCAACAATCCGGACTTCCGCGATCAGGTGCTGCCGAAGCTCGCCGCCGACGCGGGACTCGTCGTGATCGATGAGGCGCACTGCGTCTCGGACTGGGGGCACGATTTCCGCCCCGACTACCGCCGCATCCGCACCCTGATCGCCGATCTCGGCTCCGACGTCCCGGTGCTCGCCACCACCGCGACCGCCAACGACCGGGTGGTCCGCGACGTCGCGACGCAGATCGGCACCGACACCCTGGTGCTGCGCGGCACCCTGGACCGCGAATCGCTGCACCTGTCGGTGGTCCGGTTCGACGATGCGGTGGAGCGCACGGCGTGGCTCAGCGGCCACCTGCGTCGGCTGCCCGGCTCCGGCATCGTGTACACGCTCACCGTCGCGGCGGCGCACGATCTGGCCGACGTGCTGAATTCGCACGGGCACACCGTCGCCGCGTACACCGGGCAGACGGATCCGGCCGAGCGGGAGGCGCTGGAGGCCGCACTGCTGAACAACGAGGTGAAGGCGCTCATCGCGACATCGGCGCTGGGCATGGGTTTCGACAAACCCGATCTGGGTTTCGTGGTGCACGTCGGCGCGCCCTCCTCCCCCATCGCCTACTACCAGCAGGTCGGCCGCGCCGGTCGCGGCACCGAACGGGCCGAGGTGGTGCTGCTGCCCGGCCCCGAGGACCAACGGATCTGGAGTTACTTTGCCTCCGTTGCCTTTCCGCGCGAACACGTGGTCCGCGCGGTGCTCGACGCGCTGGACCGGGAGCGGCCGATGTCGACGCAGGCGCTGGAACCGCTGGTGGAACTGAACCGGTCGCGGCTGGAGATGGTGCTGAAGGTGCTCGACGTGGACGGCGCGGTGCGCCGGGTGCGCGGCGGCTGGCTCGCCACCGGCGAACCGTGGACCTACGACGCCGAGCGCTATGAGCGGTTGAACGCGGCCCGCGAGGTGGAACAGCAGGCCATGATCGACTACCAGTCGACCGCGGACTGCCGGATGGAGTTCCTGCGCCGCCAGCTCGATGACCCGGGATTGCCTGCCGCCCAATCGGATTCACCCGGCTGCGGGCGCTGCGACAATTGCACCGGCGCCCGGCCCGACACCGCGGTGGCCGCCGACGCCGTCGCCGCCACCCGCGCCCGACTCGACCGGCCCGGTATCGATCTGGCGCTACGCAAACAGTGGCCGACAGGTCTGGCGAAACTCGGAATCCCGTTGTCCGGCAAGATAACCGACATCGCCGAACCGGGCCGTGTACTCGGCAGGCTCACCGACCTCGGCTGGGGTCAGCGCCTGCGCGGCATACTGGACGGCCCCGACGCCCCGGTACCGGACAGCGTCTTCGACGCATGCATAGCGGTGCTGCGCGACTGGAATTGGGCCGCGCGCCCCACCGCCGTCATCGCCAACGATTCCGCCGACCACCCGATTCTCACCACCAGCCTGGCCGCCCGGCTGGCACAGGTGGGCCGCCTCCGCGACCTCGGCGTCCTGCGCACCCGCCCCGACCGCACCCCGGCCTCGGCCGCCAACTCCGCCTACCGCGTCGCGGGACTCTTCGACTCGTGGGAAGTACCGGATCTCACCACCGTCGACGGACCAATCCTGTTGGTGGACAGCCGCACCGACACCGGCTGGACCCTCACCCTCGCCGCCCACACCCTCCGCCGTGCCGGCGCCACCGCGGTACTGCCGTTCGCACTGGCCTCGGTGACATAG
- a CDS encoding RtcB family protein, whose translation MLPVELHGTRARTLMWATEQDIEPAAVQQLRNIARLEWVHGVRVMPDVHLGKGATVGSVIAMRDAVAPAAVGVDIGCGMESVKTDLTAADLPDDLRSLRSRIEAAVPVGFQAHDDPVNVTRLGAEFAASHGAAARSARGWDTFWGAFGSLDEGVQARESKAHKQMGTLGGGNHFIEVCLDEHDTVWILLHSGSRNIGKELAERHMTVARALPHNRDLVDRDLAVFLSGTPEMDAYRRDLTWAQEYAARNRAVMLALVCRAVRDEFAGRPVHFDEPISCHHNYVAEELIDGMPMLVTRKGAIRAGVGDLGLIPGSMGTRSYVVRGKGNPDSFQSASHGAGRRMSRAAAKRQFTVADLVAQTEGVESRKDAGVVDEIPAAYKDIDEVIAAQRDLVDVVATLRQVLCVKG comes from the coding sequence ATGTTGCCCGTCGAGCTGCACGGAACCCGTGCGCGGACGCTGATGTGGGCCACCGAACAGGACATCGAGCCTGCCGCGGTGCAACAGCTGCGCAATATCGCGCGGCTGGAATGGGTCCACGGCGTGCGCGTCATGCCGGACGTGCACCTCGGTAAAGGTGCGACGGTCGGTTCGGTCATCGCCATGCGGGACGCGGTCGCCCCGGCGGCCGTCGGCGTCGATATCGGCTGCGGGATGGAGAGCGTGAAGACCGATCTCACCGCCGCCGACCTGCCGGACGATCTACGCTCGCTGCGTTCGCGCATCGAGGCCGCGGTGCCGGTCGGCTTCCAGGCGCACGACGACCCGGTGAACGTCACCCGCCTTGGCGCGGAATTCGCCGCATCGCACGGTGCGGCGGCCCGCAGCGCACGCGGCTGGGACACCTTCTGGGGCGCGTTCGGCTCGCTCGACGAGGGGGTGCAGGCTCGGGAGTCCAAGGCGCACAAGCAGATGGGCACGCTCGGCGGCGGTAACCACTTCATCGAGGTATGCCTGGACGAGCACGACACCGTGTGGATACTGCTGCACTCCGGCAGCCGCAATATCGGCAAGGAACTGGCCGAGCGGCATATGACGGTGGCCCGCGCGCTGCCGCACAACCGCGACCTGGTCGATCGCGATCTGGCCGTATTCCTTTCCGGCACACCGGAAATGGATGCTTACCGGCGCGATCTGACCTGGGCGCAGGAGTACGCCGCGCGCAACCGCGCCGTGATGCTCGCCCTGGTATGCCGCGCGGTTCGCGACGAATTCGCCGGGCGCCCGGTACATTTCGACGAGCCGATCTCCTGCCACCACAACTATGTCGCGGAGGAGCTGATCGACGGAATGCCGATGCTGGTGACCCGCAAGGGCGCCATCCGGGCGGGCGTCGGCGATCTCGGCCTGATCCCGGGTTCGATGGGCACCCGCTCGTATGTGGTGCGCGGCAAGGGAAATCCGGATTCCTTCCAGTCCGCATCGCACGGGGCGGGCCGCCGGATGAGCCGGGCCGCGGCCAAGCGCCAGTTCACCGTCGCCGATCTGGTCGCGCAGACCGAGGGCGTGGAATCGCGTAAGGACGCGGGTGTCGTCGACGAGATCCCGGCCGCGTACAAGGACATCGACGAGGTCATCGCCGCGCAGCGGGATCTGGTCGACGTGGTGGCGACGCTGCGCCAGGTGCTCTGCGTCAAGGGCTGA